A single region of the Streptomyces caelestis genome encodes:
- a CDS encoding TerD family protein: protein MGLFDGLRRGRDVQFDSGHAATNAIELTKRRAQISLTKQDAATGHLRVNLSWRMRTSDIGGPQRESLLRHPFRALKPPEVIGHSQSVVNVDLDLGCLYELQDGSKGVVQPLGGYYGDVNAPPYVKLSGDDRFGSGSGETMYINLDHRDSIKRLLVFVYIYDSTPAFDRAHAIVTLYPSNGPRIEIHLDERQPQARSCAVVMIEKIKDEIIVRREAKFVYGFQAELDRLYGWGLQWGRGYKTKVQR, encoded by the coding sequence ATGGGCCTGTTCGACGGACTCCGGCGTGGGCGCGATGTGCAGTTCGACTCGGGTCACGCGGCAACCAACGCGATCGAGCTGACCAAGCGGCGCGCACAGATATCACTCACCAAACAGGACGCGGCCACCGGCCATCTCCGCGTCAATCTGAGCTGGCGGATGCGCACCTCCGACATCGGCGGCCCGCAGCGCGAGAGTCTGCTGCGGCACCCCTTCAGGGCCCTCAAACCGCCGGAGGTCATCGGCCACAGCCAGAGCGTGGTCAACGTCGACCTCGACCTGGGCTGTCTGTACGAACTCCAGGACGGCAGCAAAGGCGTCGTCCAGCCCCTCGGCGGCTACTACGGCGACGTCAACGCCCCGCCGTACGTCAAGCTCAGCGGCGACGACCGCTTCGGTTCCGGGTCCGGCGAGACGATGTACATCAACCTCGACCACCGCGACAGCATCAAGCGGCTCCTGGTCTTCGTCTACATCTACGACTCGACACCCGCGTTCGACCGCGCCCACGCCATCGTCACCCTCTACCCGAGCAACGGCCCCCGCATCGAGATCCACCTCGACGAACGCCAGCCGCAGGCCCGCTCCTGCGCCGTCGTCATGATCGAAAAGATCAAGGACGAGATCATCGTGCGCCGCGAGGCGAAGTTCGTGTACGGGTTCCAGGCCGAACTGGACCGGTTGTACGGGTGGGGGCTCCAGTGGGGCCGGGGCTACAAGACGAAGGTCCAGCGCTGA
- a CDS encoding TerD family protein, which translates to MGVTLAKGGNVSLSKAAPNLTQVMIGLGWDARSTTGAPFDLDASALMCSGGRVLGDEWFVFYNQLKSPDGSVEHTGDNLTGEGDGDDESLLIDLSKVPPQCDKIVFPVSIHMADERGQTFGQVSNAFIRVVNQADGQELARYDLSEDASTETAMIFGEVYRHQGEWKFRAVGQGYASGLRGIALDFGVNVS; encoded by the coding sequence ATGGGCGTCACGCTCGCCAAGGGAGGCAATGTCTCCCTGTCCAAGGCCGCACCGAACCTCACTCAGGTGATGATCGGGCTCGGCTGGGACGCGCGCTCCACCACCGGAGCCCCGTTCGACCTCGACGCCAGCGCCCTGATGTGCAGCGGCGGGCGCGTGCTCGGGGACGAGTGGTTCGTGTTCTACAACCAGCTCAAGAGCCCGGACGGTTCCGTGGAGCACACCGGTGACAACCTCACCGGCGAGGGCGACGGCGACGACGAGTCGCTCCTGATCGACCTCTCCAAGGTGCCGCCCCAGTGCGACAAGATCGTGTTTCCCGTCTCCATCCACATGGCCGACGAGCGCGGGCAGACCTTCGGCCAGGTCAGCAACGCCTTCATTCGCGTCGTGAACCAGGCGGACGGCCAGGAACTCGCCCGCTACGACCTCAGCGAGGACGCCTCCACGGAGACCGCGATGATCTTCGGCGAGGTCTATCGCCACCAGGGCGAATGGAAGTTCAGGGCCGTCGGGCAGGGGTACGCGTCGGGGCTGCGGGGCATCGCTCTGGACTTCGGAGTCAACGTCTCGTAA
- a CDS encoding calcium homeostasis/redox stress adaptation protein, protein MGVSLSKGGNVSLTKEAPGLTAVIIGLGWDVRTTTGTDFDLDASALLLNSSGKVANDQHFIFFNNLKTPDGSVEHTGDNLTGEGEGDDEQIKVNLATVPADVEKIVFPVSIYDAETRQQSFGQVRNAFIRVVNQAGGAEIARYDLSEDASTETAMVFGELYRHGAEWKFRAIGQGYASGLRGIAQDFGVNV, encoded by the coding sequence GTGGGAGTCAGCCTCAGCAAGGGCGGCAACGTATCGCTGACCAAGGAGGCGCCGGGCCTGACCGCGGTCATCATCGGTCTGGGGTGGGACGTCCGCACCACGACCGGCACGGACTTCGACCTGGACGCCAGCGCGCTGCTGCTGAACAGCTCCGGCAAGGTCGCCAACGACCAGCACTTCATCTTCTTCAACAACCTCAAGACCCCGGACGGCTCCGTCGAGCACACCGGTGACAACCTCACCGGTGAGGGCGAGGGCGACGACGAGCAGATCAAGGTCAACCTGGCCACGGTCCCGGCCGACGTGGAGAAGATCGTCTTCCCGGTCTCGATCTACGACGCCGAGACCCGCCAGCAGTCCTTCGGCCAGGTGCGCAACGCGTTCATCCGCGTCGTGAACCAGGCCGGCGGCGCCGAGATCGCCCGTTACGACCTCAGCGAGGACGCCTCCACCGAGACCGCCATGGTCTTCGGTGAGCTCTACCGGCACGGCGCGGAGTGGAAGTTCCGCGCCATCGGCCAGGGCTACGCCTCGGGCCTGCGTGGCATCGCGCAGGACTTCGGCGTGAACGTCTGA
- a CDS encoding peroxiredoxin produces the protein MAIQVGEKAPDFELKDNHGASVKLSDFRGRKNVVLLFYPFAFTGVCTGELCELRDNLPQFSDRDTQLLAVSSDSIHTLRVFAEQEGLEYPLLSDFWPHGNVSRAYGVFDEDKGCAVRGTFVIDKEGVVRWTVVNGLPDARDLNDYVKALDTL, from the coding sequence ATGGCGATCCAGGTCGGCGAGAAGGCCCCCGACTTCGAGCTCAAGGACAACCACGGCGCGAGCGTGAAGCTGTCCGACTTCCGCGGTCGGAAGAACGTGGTGCTGCTCTTCTACCCCTTCGCCTTCACCGGCGTGTGCACTGGTGAGCTGTGCGAGCTGCGGGACAACCTGCCGCAGTTCTCCGACCGCGACACCCAGCTGCTCGCCGTCTCCAGCGACTCCATCCACACGCTGCGCGTCTTCGCCGAGCAGGAGGGCCTGGAGTACCCGCTGCTGTCGGACTTCTGGCCGCACGGCAACGTCTCGCGCGCCTACGGCGTCTTCGACGAGGACAAGGGCTGCGCCGTGCGCGGCACCTTCGTCATCGACAAGGAGGGCGTCGTGCGCTGGACCGTCGTCAACGGCCTGCCGGACGCGCGCGACCTGAACGACTACGTGAAGGCGCTCGACACCCTGTGA
- a CDS encoding DUF3052 domain-containing protein — translation MSATADHAEERTNPAARLGFQPGQVVQEIGYDDDVDQELREAIEGIVEGDLVDEDYDDVADAVVLWFRDDDGDLTDALVDATTYIEEGGAILLLTPKTGRSGYVEPSDISEAATTAGLTASKSVSVGKDWSGSRLATPKAAKSKR, via the coding sequence GTGAGCGCGACCGCGGACCACGCGGAGGAGCGGACGAACCCTGCCGCCAGGCTGGGGTTCCAGCCCGGGCAGGTGGTCCAGGAGATCGGCTACGACGACGACGTGGACCAGGAACTCCGCGAGGCCATTGAGGGCATCGTCGAGGGCGACCTGGTGGACGAGGACTACGACGACGTGGCCGACGCCGTTGTGCTGTGGTTCCGTGACGACGACGGCGACCTGACGGATGCGCTGGTCGATGCCACCACGTACATCGAAGAGGGCGGCGCGATCCTGCTCCTCACGCCGAAGACGGGCCGTTCGGGCTACGTCGAGCCGAGCGACATCTCGGAAGCCGCCACCACGGCGGGCCTGACGGCGTCGAAGAGCGTCAGCGTCGGCAAGGACTGGAGCGGCAGCCGGCTGGCGACGCCCAAAGCCGCCAAGTCGAAGCGTTAG
- a CDS encoding HpcH/HpaI aldolase/citrate lyase family protein, translating to MRHFGHIAPEVRKRLFHREPCTFTADSPAWLLSATLGATLYSPATRERLADDVLKQAGRGVVSMVLCLEDSIDDADVGPGEENLVRQLTALAGRPGADLPLLFIRVRVPEQIPDLVRRLGPAVRLLSGFVLPKFTEERGIPFLEALATAEAEGGRRLFAMPVLESPELLYRESRVPTLEGISRAVGKYRDRVLALRLGVTDFCSSYGLRRGPDMTAYDVQVVASVIADVVNMLGRADGTGFTVTGPVWEYFRVQERMFKPLLRQSPFLEVQAAELREKLIEHAMDGLLREITLDQANGLLGKTCIHPSHVLPVHALSVVSHEEFSDAQDILRPERGGGGVLRSAYTNKMNEVKPHRAWAERTLLRAEVFGVANEDIGFVELLAAGLGD from the coding sequence ATGCGTCATTTCGGGCACATCGCCCCTGAGGTGCGGAAGCGTCTCTTCCACCGCGAGCCGTGCACGTTCACCGCGGATTCGCCGGCCTGGCTGCTCTCGGCCACCCTCGGCGCCACGCTCTACAGCCCGGCCACCCGCGAACGCCTCGCCGACGACGTCCTCAAGCAGGCCGGTCGCGGCGTGGTCTCCATGGTCCTGTGCCTGGAGGACTCGATCGACGACGCGGACGTCGGCCCGGGCGAGGAGAACCTCGTCCGCCAGCTCACGGCCCTCGCCGGCCGCCCGGGCGCGGATCTGCCGCTGCTCTTCATCCGGGTCCGCGTCCCCGAGCAGATCCCCGACCTGGTCCGACGCCTCGGACCCGCCGTCCGGCTGCTGTCCGGATTCGTCCTGCCGAAGTTCACCGAGGAACGCGGCATCCCCTTCCTGGAGGCGCTGGCGACCGCCGAGGCCGAAGGCGGCCGCCGCCTCTTCGCCATGCCGGTGCTGGAGTCGCCGGAGCTGCTCTACCGCGAGTCGCGCGTGCCGACGCTGGAGGGCATCTCCCGGGCGGTCGGAAAGTACCGCGACCGCGTACTCGCCCTGCGCCTCGGTGTGACGGACTTCTGCTCCTCGTACGGGCTGCGCAGGGGCCCCGACATGACGGCCTACGACGTGCAGGTCGTCGCCTCCGTGATCGCCGACGTGGTGAACATGCTGGGCCGCGCCGACGGGACCGGCTTCACCGTGACCGGGCCGGTGTGGGAGTACTTCCGGGTCCAGGAGCGCATGTTCAAGCCGCTGCTGCGGCAGAGCCCCTTCCTGGAGGTGCAGGCCGCGGAACTGCGCGAGAAGCTGATTGAGCACGCCATGGACGGCCTGCTCAGGGAGATCACCCTGGACCAGGCCAACGGACTGCTGGGCAAGACCTGCATCCACCCCTCGCACGTGCTGCCCGTGCACGCCCTGTCGGTCGTCAGCCACGAGGAGTTCTCGGACGCCCAGGACATCCTGCGCCCCGAGCGCGGCGGCGGGGGTGTGCTGAGGTCGGCGTACACGAACAAGATGAACGAGGTGAAGCCGCATCGGGCCTGGGCCGAGCGGACGCTGCTGCGTGCCGAGGTTTTCGGCGTGGCGAACGAGGACATCGGCTTCGTGGAGCTGCTCGCGGCCGGCTTGGGCGACTGA
- a CDS encoding DUF475 domain-containing protein, with amino-acid sequence MLLKTFGWSFAVTALGLVAAVLYGGWAAFGLVAILSVLEISLSFDNAVVNAGILKKMSAFWQKIFLTIGILIAVFGMRLVFPVVIVALSAQLGPIEAVDLALTDKDRYQELVTDAHPSIAAFGGMFLLMIFLDFIFEDRDIKWLGWLERPLAKLGKVDMLSVCIALIVLLISAMTFATHAHQHGGTHVDKAETVLLSGIAGLITYMIVGGLSGYFEDKLEEEEEREHEQEDEAVRAGKPRSAVVVAGKAAFFMFLYLEVLDASFSFDGVIGAFAITNDIVLMALGLGIGAMYVRSLTVYLVREGTLDDYVYLEHGAHYAIGALAMILLVTIRYEINEFITGSVGVILIAWSFWSSVRRNRALAAAEGKAAGSDDKTEVSSGV; translated from the coding sequence GTGCTTCTGAAAACCTTCGGGTGGTCGTTCGCGGTCACCGCGCTCGGCCTGGTCGCAGCGGTCCTCTACGGAGGGTGGGCCGCCTTCGGGCTCGTAGCGATCCTGTCCGTCCTCGAGATCTCGCTGTCCTTCGACAACGCGGTGGTCAACGCCGGAATCCTGAAGAAGATGAGTGCCTTCTGGCAGAAAATCTTCCTCACGATCGGCATCCTGATCGCCGTGTTCGGCATGCGGCTGGTCTTCCCCGTCGTGATCGTCGCCCTCAGCGCCCAGCTCGGGCCGATCGAGGCCGTCGACCTCGCGCTCACCGACAAGGACCGTTACCAGGAGCTCGTCACCGACGCTCACCCGTCGATCGCCGCGTTCGGTGGCATGTTCCTGCTGATGATCTTCCTGGACTTCATCTTCGAGGACCGGGACATCAAGTGGCTGGGCTGGCTGGAGCGGCCCCTGGCCAAGCTCGGCAAGGTCGACATGCTGTCGGTCTGCATCGCCCTGATCGTCCTGCTGATCTCCGCGATGACCTTCGCGACCCACGCCCACCAGCACGGCGGCACGCACGTCGACAAGGCGGAGACGGTCCTTCTCTCCGGTATCGCGGGCCTCATCACGTACATGATCGTGGGCGGTCTCTCCGGCTACTTCGAGGACAAGCTCGAAGAGGAGGAGGAACGCGAGCACGAGCAGGAGGATGAGGCCGTACGCGCCGGCAAGCCGCGCTCCGCGGTCGTCGTGGCCGGCAAGGCCGCGTTCTTCATGTTCCTCTACCTGGAGGTCCTGGACGCGTCCTTCTCCTTCGACGGCGTGATCGGCGCCTTCGCCATCACCAACGACATCGTCCTGATGGCCCTCGGCCTCGGCATCGGCGCCATGTACGTCCGGTCGCTCACGGTCTACCTGGTCCGCGAGGGCACCCTCGACGACTACGTCTACCTGGAGCACGGCGCGCACTACGCGATCGGCGCGCTCGCCATGATCCTGCTCGTCACCATCAGGTACGAGATCAACGAGTTCATCACCGGCTCGGTCGGTGTCATCCTGATCGCCTGGTCCTTCTGGTCCTCCGTCCGCCGCAACCGCGCCCTGGCGGCGGCAGAGGGAAAAGCGGCGGGCTCGGACGACAAGACTGAGGTGTCGTCCGGGGTGTGA
- the aceE gene encoding pyruvate dehydrogenase (acetyl-transferring), homodimeric type, which translates to MASASDRNPIIIGGLPSQVPDFDPEETQEWLDSLDAAVDERGRERARYLMLRLIERAREKRVAVPEMRSTDYVNTIPTKSEPFFPGNEEIERKILNATRWNAAVMVSRAQRPGIGVGGHIATFASSASLYDVGFNHFFRGKDEGDGGDQVFFQGHASPGIYARAFLLDRLSEQHLDGFRQEKSKAPYGLSSYPHPRLMPDFWEFPTVSMGLGPIGAIYQARMNRYMHARGIADTSKSHVWAFLGDGEMDEPESLGQLSIAAREGLDNLTFVVNCNLQRLDGPVRGNGKIIQELESIFRGAGWNVIKLVWDRTWDPLLAQDRDGVLVNKMNTTPDGQFQTYATETGAYIRDHFFGDDHRLRAMVEGMTDDQILHLGRGGHDHRKIFAAYKAAVEHKGQPTVILAKTIKGWTLGPNFEGRNATHQMKKLTVDDLKRFRDRLHLPISDKELESGVPPYYHPGPESEELQYMHDRRRSLGGYVPTRVVRSKPLPLPEDKTYATVKKGSGQQSIATTMAFVRLLKDLMRDKEIGKRFVLIAPDEYRTFGMDSFFPSAKIYNPLGQQYESVDRDLLLAYKEAPNGQMLHDGISEAGCTASLIAAGSAYATHGEPLIPVYVFYSMFGFQRTGDQFWQMADQLARGFVLGATAGRTTLTGEGLQHADGHSQLLASTNPGCVAYDPAFGFEIAHIVKDGLRRMYGGSEEHPHGEDVFYYLTVYNEPIQHPAEPENVDVEGILKGVYRFSEGTAGSIPAQIMASGVAVPWAVEAQKILAEEWNVKADVWSATSWNELRREAVACEEHNLLHPEEEQRVPYVTRKLAGAEGPVVAVSDWMRSVPDQIARWVPQTYQSLGADGFGFADTRGAARRFFHIDAQSIVVGVLTELAREGKVDRSVLKQAIDRYQLLDVSAADPGVAGGDA; encoded by the coding sequence GTGGCTTCCGCATCCGATCGCAACCCGATCATCATTGGCGGCCTTCCGAGTCAGGTTCCTGACTTCGATCCCGAAGAGACGCAGGAGTGGCTCGATTCCCTCGACGCCGCCGTCGACGAGCGCGGCCGCGAGCGCGCCCGCTACCTGATGCTGCGGCTGATCGAGCGGGCCCGCGAGAAGCGCGTGGCCGTGCCGGAGATGCGCAGCACGGACTACGTCAACACCATCCCCACCAAGAGTGAGCCGTTCTTCCCGGGCAACGAGGAGATCGAGCGCAAGATCCTCAACGCGACCCGCTGGAACGCGGCCGTGATGGTCTCGCGCGCCCAGCGCCCCGGCATCGGCGTCGGCGGCCACATCGCCACGTTCGCGTCCTCCGCCTCCCTCTACGACGTCGGCTTCAACCACTTCTTCCGCGGCAAGGACGAGGGCGACGGCGGCGACCAGGTCTTCTTCCAGGGGCACGCCTCGCCGGGCATCTACGCCCGGGCCTTCCTGCTGGACCGGCTCAGCGAGCAGCACCTGGACGGCTTCCGCCAGGAGAAGTCGAAGGCGCCGTACGGCCTGTCGTCGTACCCGCACCCGCGCCTGATGCCGGACTTCTGGGAGTTCCCGACGGTGTCGATGGGCCTCGGCCCGATCGGCGCGATCTACCAGGCGCGGATGAACCGCTACATGCACGCGCGCGGGATCGCCGACACCTCGAAGTCGCACGTGTGGGCGTTCCTCGGCGACGGCGAGATGGACGAGCCGGAGTCGCTGGGCCAGCTGTCCATCGCCGCCCGCGAGGGCCTGGACAACCTCACGTTCGTGGTCAACTGCAACCTCCAGCGCCTCGACGGCCCGGTGCGCGGCAACGGCAAGATCATCCAGGAGCTGGAGTCGATCTTCCGCGGAGCCGGCTGGAACGTGATCAAGCTGGTCTGGGACCGCACCTGGGACCCGCTGCTCGCCCAGGACCGCGACGGCGTGCTGGTCAACAAGATGAACACCACGCCGGACGGGCAGTTCCAGACGTACGCCACGGAGACCGGCGCGTACATCCGCGATCACTTCTTCGGTGACGACCACCGCCTCCGCGCGATGGTCGAGGGCATGACCGACGACCAGATCCTGCACCTGGGCCGCGGCGGTCACGACCACCGGAAGATCTTCGCGGCGTACAAGGCGGCCGTGGAGCACAAGGGCCAGCCGACGGTGATCCTCGCCAAGACGATCAAGGGCTGGACGCTGGGCCCGAACTTCGAGGGCCGCAACGCCACGCACCAGATGAAGAAGCTGACGGTCGACGACCTCAAGCGCTTCCGCGACCGCCTGCACCTGCCGATCTCGGACAAGGAGCTGGAGTCCGGCGTCCCGCCGTACTACCACCCGGGCCCGGAGTCGGAGGAGCTCCAGTACATGCACGACCGCCGCCGGTCGCTCGGCGGCTACGTCCCCACGCGCGTCGTACGGTCCAAGCCGCTGCCGCTGCCCGAGGACAAGACGTACGCGACCGTGAAGAAGGGCTCGGGCCAGCAGTCCATCGCGACGACGATGGCGTTCGTCCGTCTCCTGAAGGACCTCATGCGGGACAAGGAGATCGGCAAGCGGTTCGTGCTGATCGCGCCGGACGAGTACCGCACGTTCGGCATGGACTCGTTCTTCCCGAGCGCGAAGATCTACAACCCGCTCGGCCAGCAGTACGAGTCGGTCGACCGTGACCTGCTGCTCGCCTACAAGGAGGCGCCGAACGGCCAGATGCTGCACGACGGCATCTCGGAGGCGGGCTGCACGGCGTCCCTCATCGCCGCCGGCTCGGCCTACGCGACCCACGGCGAGCCGCTGATCCCGGTCTACGTCTTCTACTCGATGTTCGGCTTCCAGCGCACCGGCGACCAGTTCTGGCAGATGGCCGACCAGCTGGCGCGCGGCTTCGTCCTGGGCGCGACCGCCGGCCGCACGACCCTGACCGGTGAGGGCCTCCAGCACGCCGACGGCCACTCGCAACTGCTGGCCTCCACGAACCCCGGCTGCGTGGCGTACGACCCGGCGTTCGGCTTCGAGATCGCGCACATCGTGAAGGACGGCCTGCGCCGGATGTACGGCGGCTCCGAGGAGCACCCGCACGGCGAGGACGTCTTCTACTACCTGACCGTCTACAACGAGCCGATCCAGCACCCGGCCGAGCCCGAGAACGTGGACGTCGAGGGCATCCTCAAGGGCGTCTACCGCTTCAGCGAGGGCACGGCCGGCTCGATCCCGGCGCAGATCATGGCGTCGGGCGTCGCGGTGCCGTGGGCGGTCGAGGCGCAGAAGATCCTCGCCGAGGAGTGGAACGTCAAGGCCGACGTCTGGTCGGCGACTTCCTGGAACGAGCTGCGGCGCGAGGCCGTGGCCTGCGAGGAGCACAACCTGCTGCACCCCGAGGAGGAGCAGCGGGTGCCCTACGTGACGCGGAAGCTGGCGGGCGCGGAGGGCCCGGTCGTGGCCGTGTCCGACTGGATGCGATCGGTTCCGGACCAGATCGCGCGCTGGGTGCCGCAGACGTACCAGTCGCTCGGCGCGGACGGCTTCGGCTTCGCCGACACACGGGGTGCGGCCCGCCGCTTCTTCCACATCGACGCGCAGTCGATCGTGGTGGGGGTGCTGACCGAGCTGGCCCGTGAGGGCAAGGTCGACCGGTCGGTGCTCAAGCAGGCCATCGACCGGTACCAGCTGCTCGACGTGTCGGCGGCCGACCCGGGGGTCGCGGGCGGCGACGCGTAG
- a CDS encoding potassium channel family protein, with the protein MPQPTARARWERRAQGPLLALAVLFAVAYAFPIVDPDAPEAVLTACHIVNWGVWGAFALDYLVRLGLSEDRLRFVRSNPLALLAVVLPLLQPLRLLKLVSLLLLAGQRARLASQVRVTTYVAGSCLGLLIFGALAVLEVERGQPDASIKTLGDAVWWAFTTMTTVGYGDMAPTTGLGRVLAVGLMLSGIALLGVVTANIAAWFIARFDKDDVEERRQTEAIRELTEEVRALRGEVAALKGTSVE; encoded by the coding sequence ATGCCTCAACCGACCGCCCGTGCCCGCTGGGAGCGGCGCGCCCAGGGCCCCCTGCTGGCGCTGGCCGTGCTTTTCGCGGTCGCCTACGCCTTCCCGATCGTGGACCCGGACGCTCCCGAGGCCGTTCTGACCGCCTGTCACATCGTGAACTGGGGCGTATGGGGTGCCTTCGCCCTCGACTATCTCGTCCGTCTCGGGCTGAGCGAGGACCGGCTGCGCTTCGTGCGCAGCAACCCGCTGGCGCTGCTCGCGGTCGTACTGCCGCTGCTACAGCCGTTGCGACTGCTCAAGCTGGTCTCGCTGCTGCTCCTTGCCGGGCAGCGGGCGCGGCTGGCATCGCAGGTCAGGGTCACGACGTACGTCGCGGGCTCCTGCCTGGGGCTGCTCATATTCGGTGCGCTGGCCGTGCTGGAGGTGGAGCGGGGCCAGCCGGACGCGTCCATCAAGACGCTGGGGGATGCCGTCTGGTGGGCGTTCACCACGATGACCACCGTGGGATACGGCGACATGGCGCCGACGACCGGTCTGGGCCGGGTGCTCGCCGTCGGGCTGATGCTGTCGGGGATCGCGTTGCTGGGTGTGGTGACGGCGAACATCGCGGCGTGGTTCATCGCGCGGTTCGACAAGGACGATGTGGAGGAGCGGCGGCAGACGGAGGCGATACGGGAGCTGACGGAGGAGGTTCGGGCGTTGCGGGGGGAGGTGGCGGCGTTGAAGGGGACGTCCGTCGAGTAG
- a CDS encoding TerD family protein — MTHAMLKGSNVPLEATTVRAVLRWTSGQGVPDVDASALLLGPDGRVRSDEDFVFYNQPRHPSGKVWRLGKKRVTEGLTDTIQTDLSGVESGVSRILLVASADGVTFDRVRDLRILLYDAAGTGAEALAYFDVKPETGEETALICGELYRRGEGWKFRALGEGYSNGLQGLATDYGISVDESEALEETGGQPVTVGATQPTATGPAQPTTATTATTAQPTTSSRPSPEVSRPLPPEQPTAVPSQPAYGYPSQQPPVTQPAYGYPHPTSQPAYGYPQAPATAGVTGAQSGYGYPQPVAAAAPDPDFRLPPQGPQFIGR, encoded by the coding sequence ATGACGCACGCGATGCTGAAGGGGTCGAACGTCCCGCTGGAAGCCACCACGGTACGCGCCGTGCTGCGCTGGACATCCGGGCAGGGGGTTCCGGACGTCGACGCCTCCGCGCTGCTCCTCGGCCCCGACGGTCGTGTGCGCTCCGACGAGGACTTCGTCTTCTACAACCAGCCCCGGCACCCTTCCGGGAAGGTGTGGCGGCTCGGCAAGAAGCGGGTCACCGAGGGCCTGACCGACACGATCCAGACAGATCTCTCCGGTGTCGAGTCGGGAGTCAGCCGGATTCTGCTGGTCGCTTCGGCGGACGGCGTCACGTTCGACCGCGTACGGGACCTGCGCATCCTGCTGTACGACGCGGCGGGCACCGGTGCGGAAGCTCTGGCGTACTTCGACGTCAAACCGGAGACAGGCGAGGAGACCGCGCTGATCTGCGGCGAGCTGTACCGGCGCGGTGAGGGCTGGAAGTTCCGGGCGCTGGGCGAGGGCTATTCGAACGGCCTTCAGGGACTCGCGACCGACTACGGCATCTCGGTGGACGAGTCGGAGGCGCTGGAGGAGACGGGCGGACAACCGGTTACGGTCGGCGCGACCCAGCCGACGGCCACCGGCCCCGCACAGCCCACGACGGCCACGACGGCCACGACGGCCCAGCCCACGACCTCCTCCCGGCCCTCCCCGGAGGTGTCCCGTCCGCTGCCGCCGGAGCAGCCGACCGCGGTGCCCTCACAGCCCGCGTACGGCTATCCGTCCCAGCAGCCCCCTGTGACCCAGCCGGCGTACGGCTACCCGCATCCCACGAGCCAGCCCGCGTACGGCTACCCCCAGGCACCGGCGACGGCGGGCGTCACGGGGGCGCAGTCCGGCTACGGCTACCCGCAGCCGGTCGCAGCCGCGGCCCCCGACCCGGACTTCCGTCTGCCCCCGCAGGGCCCGCAGTTCATCGGCCGCTAG